A genomic segment from Alkalilimnicola ehrlichii MLHE-1 encodes:
- a CDS encoding chemotaxis protein CheA, producing the protein MGIDIEDDIVQDFLVESREILDNLGEQLVDLEQRPDDKDLLNAVFRGFHTIKGGAGFLNLDPLVDVCHRTEDVFNLLRNGERTVTPELMDTVLQALDVVVNQFNSIENGEDPQPAAPELLRDLEALNITDEQRLGTDGDEAASTATPAGDEPAAAGEPEGDISDREFEALLDALEEEKGEGDAAPAEVRAPAQGAAGGDEISDEEFEALLDELHGKGRHAGVPEKALPEDAGATAPADQSLAAGDDRISEDEFEALLDDLHGKGGAPGKPADEGGQPAPPAGASAPGQATKPAGPPRTQASAKPAAKPAPGGGGTGQGGGNGGNGPGSGGAGKAPAPKPEATVRVDTAKLDDIMNLVGELVLVRNRLATLRGVLGDERMGQAVSDLELVTSDLQTAVMKTRMQPIKKVFGRFPRVIRDLARGMHKEIKLEMRGEDTDLDKNMVEALADPMVHLVRNAVDHGIESPEEREAAGKPRTGTVLLGAEQEGDHILLTIADDGRGMDAEKLRNIAVEKGVMDRESANRLDEKECYNLIFAAGFSTKEEISDVSGRGVGMDVVKNSISRLNGTVDIDSELGVGTTMKIQLPLTLAILPTLMVKVGGRKFALPMSVVREIFELNHKRTNVVNGRLVVMVRNKAMPLFFLERWLQQMGEGTVRSMREAGTEDERQVVTVILGNQAVGFVVDEVIGLEEVVIKPLGAMLQGLPGLAGSTITGDGKIALIVDIPSLVKAYGARL; encoded by the coding sequence ATGGGGATCGACATCGAAGACGACATCGTCCAGGACTTCCTGGTGGAGTCCCGGGAAATCCTGGACAACCTCGGTGAACAGCTGGTGGATCTGGAGCAGCGGCCTGACGACAAGGACCTGCTCAATGCCGTCTTCCGCGGTTTCCATACCATCAAGGGCGGCGCCGGCTTTCTCAACCTGGACCCGCTGGTGGACGTCTGCCACCGCACCGAGGATGTCTTCAACCTGCTGCGCAACGGCGAGCGCACGGTGACCCCGGAGCTGATGGACACCGTGCTGCAGGCGCTGGATGTGGTGGTCAATCAGTTCAATAGCATCGAGAACGGAGAGGACCCGCAGCCGGCCGCACCGGAGCTGTTACGCGACCTTGAGGCCCTGAATATCACCGACGAGCAGCGCCTGGGCACCGACGGTGATGAGGCAGCGTCGACGGCCACCCCCGCCGGCGATGAACCCGCCGCGGCCGGTGAGCCGGAGGGCGACATCAGCGATCGGGAGTTCGAGGCCCTGCTGGATGCCCTGGAGGAGGAAAAGGGCGAGGGCGACGCTGCGCCGGCGGAGGTCCGGGCGCCGGCGCAAGGCGCCGCCGGCGGTGATGAGATCTCCGACGAGGAGTTCGAGGCACTGCTCGACGAGTTGCACGGCAAGGGCCGGCACGCCGGGGTACCGGAGAAGGCGCTGCCCGAGGATGCCGGCGCGACCGCACCGGCGGATCAGAGCCTGGCGGCCGGTGACGACAGGATCAGCGAGGACGAGTTCGAGGCCCTGCTGGATGACCTGCACGGCAAGGGCGGGGCGCCCGGCAAGCCGGCCGACGAGGGCGGGCAGCCGGCGCCACCCGCCGGCGCCAGCGCGCCGGGGCAGGCCACCAAACCGGCCGGGCCGCCGCGGACGCAGGCCAGCGCCAAGCCGGCCGCCAAGCCAGCGCCGGGCGGCGGGGGCACCGGCCAGGGTGGGGGTAATGGCGGAAATGGCCCCGGGAGCGGCGGTGCGGGCAAGGCGCCGGCGCCCAAGCCCGAGGCCACCGTGCGCGTGGACACCGCCAAGCTGGACGACATCATGAACCTGGTGGGCGAACTGGTGCTGGTGCGCAACCGCCTGGCCACGCTGCGGGGCGTGTTGGGCGACGAACGCATGGGGCAGGCGGTCTCTGACCTGGAGTTGGTCACCTCCGATCTGCAGACGGCGGTGATGAAGACCCGCATGCAGCCGATCAAGAAGGTCTTCGGACGCTTCCCGCGGGTGATCCGTGACCTGGCCCGCGGGATGCACAAGGAGATCAAGCTGGAGATGCGCGGCGAGGACACCGACCTGGACAAGAACATGGTGGAGGCGCTCGCCGACCCCATGGTCCACCTGGTGCGCAACGCCGTCGACCACGGCATCGAGTCGCCGGAGGAGCGTGAGGCCGCCGGTAAGCCGCGCACCGGCACGGTGTTGCTGGGTGCCGAGCAGGAGGGGGACCACATCCTGCTCACCATCGCCGATGACGGCCGCGGCATGGATGCCGAGAAGCTGCGCAATATCGCCGTGGAGAAAGGGGTGATGGATCGGGAGTCGGCCAACCGGCTGGACGAGAAGGAGTGCTACAACCTGATCTTCGCCGCCGGGTTCTCCACCAAGGAGGAGATCTCCGACGTCTCCGGCCGGGGCGTCGGCATGGACGTGGTCAAGAACAGCATCTCGCGGCTCAACGGCACCGTGGACATCGACTCCGAGCTGGGTGTCGGCACCACCATGAAGATCCAGTTGCCGCTGACCCTGGCCATTTTGCCCACGCTGATGGTCAAGGTGGGGGGGCGGAAGTTTGCGTTGCCCATGTCGGTGGTGCGCGAGATCTTCGAGCTCAACCACAAGCGGACCAATGTGGTGAACGGGCGGCTGGTGGTGATGGTGCGCAACAAGGCCATGCCGCTCTTCTTCCTGGAGCGCTGGTTGCAGCAGATGGGTGAGGGCACTGTGCGCAGCATGCGGGAGGCCGGTACCGAGGACGAGCGCCAGGTGGTCACCGTGATCCTGGGCAACCAGGCCGTGGGCTTTGTGGTGGACGAGGTCATCGGGCTCGAGGAGGTGGTGATCAAACCGCTGGGGGCCATGCTGCAGGGGCTGCCGGGCCTGGCCGGATCCACAATCACCGGTGACGGCAAGATTGCGCTCATCGTGGATATCCCCAGCCTGGTGAAGGCCTACGGCGCCCGCCTGTAG
- a CDS encoding protein-glutamate methylesterase/protein-glutamine glutaminase: protein MKVRALVVDDSGFFRRRIKSMLEEHPGIEVVGEAANGRQAVEQAQKLRPDVITMDIEMPEMDGITAVREIMRRQPTPVLMFSSLTYDGARETLDALDAGASDFIPKRFADISGDMEQVKRQLQERVLALGGGRGAPAGRAPRPAAPVDRGARSERARPAPGEASGRAPVPPTGARARPEAPVAPTGAPAAPAPERGQRIRPGALRLVVIGTSTGGPVALQRVMSRLPAGFPLPVLIIQHMPASFTPAFAERLNELCRIEVREAKNGDELRPGQALLAPGGRQAGVEERGGKLTVRIFDASSDQFYKPSVDIAFASAAKYCPGKALGVVLTGMGADGCEGAKLLKRTGAPIWSQDEATSVIYGMPAAVAKAGVTDRVLPLDQVGEELAKLR from the coding sequence GTGAAAGTACGCGCGCTGGTGGTGGATGACTCCGGTTTCTTCCGCCGCCGCATCAAATCGATGCTGGAGGAGCACCCGGGCATCGAGGTGGTCGGTGAGGCGGCGAACGGGCGGCAGGCGGTGGAGCAGGCGCAGAAGCTGCGCCCCGATGTCATCACCATGGACATCGAGATGCCGGAAATGGACGGCATCACCGCCGTGCGCGAGATCATGCGCCGCCAGCCCACTCCGGTGTTGATGTTCTCCTCGCTCACCTACGATGGCGCGCGGGAGACCCTGGATGCCCTTGATGCCGGCGCCTCGGACTTCATTCCCAAGCGTTTCGCCGATATCTCCGGCGACATGGAGCAGGTCAAGCGGCAGCTCCAGGAGCGGGTGCTGGCGTTGGGGGGCGGCCGCGGTGCGCCGGCCGGGCGCGCGCCGCGGCCGGCGGCGCCCGTTGACCGCGGGGCGCGGTCGGAGCGGGCCCGGCCGGCGCCCGGCGAAGCCTCGGGGCGGGCACCGGTGCCACCCACCGGTGCCCGTGCCCGGCCGGAGGCTCCGGTGGCGCCCACCGGGGCACCCGCAGCGCCTGCGCCGGAGCGGGGTCAGCGCATCCGGCCCGGGGCGCTGAGGCTGGTGGTGATCGGCACCTCCACCGGTGGGCCCGTGGCGTTGCAGCGGGTCATGAGCCGGCTGCCGGCAGGCTTTCCGCTACCGGTGCTGATCATCCAGCACATGCCGGCAAGCTTCACCCCGGCGTTCGCGGAGCGTCTGAACGAGCTCTGCCGGATCGAGGTGCGCGAGGCGAAGAACGGGGACGAACTCCGGCCGGGCCAGGCCCTTCTGGCTCCCGGGGGTCGCCAGGCCGGGGTGGAGGAGCGCGGCGGGAAATTGACGGTGCGGATCTTTGACGCCTCCTCCGATCAGTTTTACAAGCCCAGCGTGGATATCGCCTTCGCCTCCGCGGCCAAGTACTGCCCGGGCAAGGCCCTGGGCGTGGTGCTGACCGGTATGGGCGCGGACGGCTGCGAGGGTGCCAAGCTGCTTAAGCGCACCGGCGCGCCGATCTGGTCCCAGGACGAGGCCACCAGCGTCATCTACGGCATGCCCGCCGCGGTGGCTAAGGCCGGGGTCACCGACCGCGTCCTGCCGCTGGATCAGGTGGGTGAGGAGCTGGCGAAGCTGCGCTAG
- a CDS encoding chemotaxis protein CheW, with the protein MAQQHDDEQQYGQGPTSQWVTFRLDDETYGINVMQVQEVLPLSEIAPVPGAPPFVMGIINLRGKVVTVIDTRLRFGLPDREPDKNSRIVVIEAGTHIAGIMVDSVAEVVNVAEQEIDTAPNVGNEESSRYIYGVVSRKEGLLILVDVNRLLTQEEWDDVASV; encoded by the coding sequence ATGGCGCAACAGCACGACGACGAACAACAGTACGGGCAGGGGCCGACCAGCCAATGGGTGACGTTCCGTCTGGACGACGAGACCTACGGCATCAACGTGATGCAGGTCCAGGAGGTGTTGCCGCTCTCGGAGATCGCGCCGGTGCCGGGGGCGCCCCCCTTCGTCATGGGCATCATCAACCTGCGGGGCAAGGTGGTGACGGTCATCGACACCCGTCTGCGCTTCGGTCTGCCCGATCGCGAACCGGATAAGAACAGCCGTATCGTGGTCATTGAGGCCGGCACCCACATCGCCGGCATCATGGTCGACAGCGTGGCCGAGGTGGTCAACGTCGCTGAGCAGGAGATCGACACGGCGCCCAATGTTGGGAACGAGGAGTCCTCCCGCTATATCTACGGCGTGGTCAGCCGCAAGGAGGGGCTGTTGATCCTGGTGGATGTCAATCGCCTGTTGACCCAGGAGGAGTGGGACGACGTGGCCAGCGTCTGA
- the fabG gene encoding 3-oxoacyl-[acyl-carrier-protein] reductase has product MQKLDDKIALVTGGSRGIGKSIALELAKLGAKVAINYHGSKDKAEAVADEIRGLGTEALVLQADVGDADSARNLVKQVIDQWGRVDVLVNNAGITRDTTFKKMTDEAWHEVINTNLNSVFYVTSAALPSMLENKFGRIINISSFVGQAGNFGQTNYAASKGAVIAFTKSLAKEVARNNITVNAVAPGFTATEMVAAIPEKVQEKILSTVPQNRFGEPEEVARGVAYLASDGDYITGQQLNINGGVYM; this is encoded by the coding sequence ATGCAAAAACTCGACGACAAAATCGCACTGGTCACCGGCGGCTCTCGCGGTATCGGCAAATCCATCGCGCTGGAGCTGGCCAAGCTGGGCGCCAAAGTGGCTATTAACTACCACGGCAGCAAGGACAAGGCCGAGGCCGTCGCCGACGAGATTCGTGGCCTGGGGACCGAGGCCCTGGTGCTGCAGGCCGATGTGGGCGATGCGGACTCTGCACGCAATCTGGTCAAGCAGGTTATCGACCAGTGGGGGCGGGTGGATGTACTGGTCAACAACGCCGGTATCACCCGGGACACCACCTTCAAGAAGATGACCGACGAGGCCTGGCACGAGGTCATCAACACCAACCTGAACAGCGTATTTTACGTCACCAGCGCCGCCCTGCCCTCCATGCTGGAGAACAAGTTCGGGCGGATCATCAACATCAGCTCCTTCGTGGGTCAGGCCGGCAACTTCGGTCAGACCAACTACGCCGCCAGCAAGGGCGCGGTGATCGCGTTCACCAAGAGCCTGGCGAAGGAAGTGGCCCGCAATAACATCACCGTGAACGCGGTGGCGCCGGGCTTTACCGCCACCGAGATGGTCGCCGCCATCCCGGAGAAGGTGCAGGAGAAGATCCTGTCCACGGTGCCGCAGAACCGTTTCGGCGAGCCGGAGGAAGTCGCGCGCGGCGTCGCCTACCTGGCTTCGGACGGCGACTACATCACCGGTCAGCAGCTCAACATTAACGGTGGTGTTTACATGTAA
- a CDS encoding ComEA family DNA-binding protein, with translation MTLRNTIPFLFALILALVSGLALAADRIDINTADAGLLAEELVGVGESRAQAIVEHREANGPFGSVDDLTQVSGIGETTLEENRERIRVE, from the coding sequence ATGACACTGCGTAACACCATCCCCTTTTTGTTCGCGCTTATCCTCGCCCTCGTCTCGGGACTGGCCTTGGCGGCCGACCGTATCGACATCAACACGGCTGACGCCGGGCTGCTGGCGGAGGAACTGGTCGGCGTCGGCGAGAGCCGCGCCCAGGCCATCGTGGAGCACCGCGAGGCCAACGGGCCATTCGGTAGTGTTGATGATCTCACCCAGGTCAGCGGCATCGGTGAGACCACCCTGGAGGAGAACCGGGAACGTATCCGCGTCGAGTAG
- a CDS encoding chemotaxis protein CheW codes for MAERRDKTDPELVRQDRAVSSYLEDLLAAIPEGDGETEAGQASGGGETPPAVRPAAEPAAARPAEKGGRPVRESPAPPVIHLPELSPTLPAPEEIPARHTREVVRKAPRVEAAPEPAAKPARTSAPAPEVPEVPELPETPVPDWASPDFQALIFHVGGLRLAVPLIKLQSVVPFPERVTRAPGKPPWYRGLFHYRGRNVKVVDTATLVLDRHRDRLEEADRRPRKLLVVGEGEWALACREVGEVMRLRPDQVQWRTRRGRRRWLAGTVREHLCALMDTDAFAELLNQGEA; via the coding sequence ATGGCTGAGCGACGGGATAAAACGGATCCGGAACTGGTCCGGCAGGACCGCGCGGTGAGCAGTTACCTGGAGGACCTGCTGGCGGCCATCCCCGAGGGCGACGGGGAGACGGAGGCCGGACAGGCGTCCGGCGGCGGGGAGACACCGCCGGCGGTGCGTCCGGCGGCGGAGCCCGCCGCTGCGCGGCCCGCGGAGAAGGGGGGCCGTCCGGTGCGGGAGTCGCCGGCGCCGCCGGTGATCCATCTGCCGGAGCTGAGCCCCACGCTGCCCGCCCCGGAGGAGATCCCGGCTCGGCACACCCGGGAGGTGGTCCGCAAGGCGCCCCGGGTCGAGGCGGCGCCCGAGCCGGCGGCCAAGCCGGCCCGGACGTCCGCTCCGGCGCCGGAAGTGCCGGAGGTACCGGAGCTGCCGGAGACCCCGGTCCCGGACTGGGCCTCCCCGGATTTCCAGGCCCTGATCTTCCATGTGGGCGGCCTGCGCCTGGCCGTGCCGCTCATTAAACTGCAGAGCGTGGTGCCCTTTCCGGAACGGGTCACCCGGGCGCCCGGCAAACCGCCGTGGTACCGGGGGCTGTTCCATTACCGGGGGCGCAACGTGAAGGTGGTGGATACCGCCACCCTGGTGCTGGACCGGCATCGGGATCGCCTGGAGGAGGCGGACCGGCGGCCGCGCAAACTGCTGGTGGTGGGTGAGGGCGAATGGGCCCTGGCCTGTCGGGAGGTGGGGGAGGTGATGCGGCTGCGCCCGGACCAGGTGCAGTGGCGCACCCGCCGCGGTCGCCGTCGCTGGCTGGCAGGCACGGTGCGGGAACACCTCTGCGCTTTGATGGACACCGATGCCTTCGCGGAATTGCTGAATCAGGGTGAGGCTTGA
- a CDS encoding ParA family protein yields the protein MRIWTVANQKGGVGKTTTAVSLGGLLALKRRRCVLVDLDPHGSLTAYFGYDPESVQPSIYDLFDAPGKAPPARELLHDTGVAGLKLIPASTALATLDRQLGSRQGMGLVVRRGLATLEDEFEFAFLDCAPMLGVLMVNALAACHHLLVPVQTEFLALKGLERMVRTLEMVQRSRSRPLPYTIVPTLFDRRTRASVESLTEIRRVYGERAWAGAIPVDTQFRDASRAGRPLTVMQPWSRGSIAYRKLLDTLDTGDQQAGPPEVGHG from the coding sequence ATGAGGATCTGGACAGTCGCCAATCAAAAAGGCGGGGTCGGCAAGACCACCACCGCCGTCAGCCTGGGTGGCCTGCTGGCGCTCAAGCGGCGGCGTTGTGTGCTGGTGGATCTGGATCCTCACGGCTCGCTGACCGCCTATTTTGGATACGATCCGGAGAGCGTGCAGCCGAGCATCTACGATCTGTTCGACGCCCCGGGCAAGGCCCCGCCGGCCCGGGAGCTGCTCCACGACACCGGGGTGGCCGGGCTGAAGCTCATCCCGGCCTCCACCGCGCTGGCCACCCTGGACCGACAGTTGGGCAGTCGTCAGGGCATGGGGCTGGTGGTGCGCCGCGGCCTGGCCACCCTGGAGGATGAGTTCGAGTTCGCCTTTCTGGATTGTGCGCCCATGTTGGGCGTGCTCATGGTCAATGCCCTGGCCGCCTGCCACCACCTGCTGGTGCCGGTGCAGACGGAATTCCTCGCCCTCAAGGGGCTGGAGCGGATGGTCCGCACCCTGGAGATGGTGCAGCGCTCGCGCAGCCGTCCGCTGCCCTACACCATCGTGCCGACGCTGTTCGATCGCCGGACCCGGGCCTCGGTGGAATCGCTCACGGAGATCCGGCGGGTCTACGGGGAGCGGGCCTGGGCGGGCGCGATTCCGGTGGACACCCAGTTCCGTGACGCCAGCCGCGCAGGGCGGCCGTTGACGGTCATGCAGCCCTGGTCACGGGGCAGTATCGCCTACCGCAAGCTCCTGGATACCTTGGATACCGGTGACCAGCAGGCCGGCCCGCCGGAGGTGGGGCATGGCTGA
- a CDS encoding protein phosphatase CheZ, protein MGREQDDTLAQYREAAERLLAAVEQGDAQTADAIVDELTHLRETELFQQLGQLTRDLHEAIKSFKLDTRLSDIAANDIPDARERLNYVITMTEQAAHRTLGIIEEAMPLTDTLRDQSAELAERWRAFRRRELSADEFRTLSRDIDGFLGRTRLSASDLHSKLSEALMAQDYQDITGQIIRRVIGLVEEVEENLVQMVALSGKARGEETRRAADKPRESKETDMRGEGPQMPGKGEDVVKGQDDVDDLLSSLGF, encoded by the coding sequence ATGGGGCGTGAACAGGACGACACCCTGGCGCAGTACCGGGAGGCCGCCGAGCGCCTGCTGGCCGCCGTGGAGCAGGGCGATGCCCAAACCGCTGACGCCATCGTCGACGAGTTGACCCACCTGCGCGAGACTGAGCTCTTCCAGCAGCTGGGGCAGCTCACCCGCGATCTGCACGAGGCCATCAAGTCCTTCAAGCTGGACACCCGGCTGTCGGACATCGCGGCCAACGACATCCCCGATGCCCGCGAGCGCCTGAACTACGTCATCACCATGACCGAGCAGGCCGCGCACCGGACGCTGGGCATTATCGAGGAGGCCATGCCGCTCACCGATACGCTGCGCGACCAGTCCGCCGAGCTGGCCGAGCGCTGGCGCGCCTTTCGCCGCCGTGAGCTCTCCGCCGACGAGTTCCGTACCCTGTCGCGGGATATCGACGGCTTCCTGGGACGCACCCGGCTCTCCGCCTCCGACCTGCACAGCAAGCTCTCCGAGGCGCTGATGGCCCAGGACTACCAGGACATCACCGGCCAGATTATCCGCCGGGTCATCGGACTGGTGGAGGAGGTCGAGGAGAACCTGGTGCAGATGGTCGCCCTGTCCGGCAAGGCCCGGGGTGAAGAAACCCGCCGGGCTGCCGATAAGCCCCGGGAGAGCAAGGAGACCGACATGCGGGGCGAGGGGCCGCAGATGCCCGGCAAGGGCGAGGACGTGGTCAAGGGCCAGGACGACGTGGACGACCTGCTGTCCAGCCTCGGCTTCTGA